The stretch of DNA AGCTTACACGTTCAATCTGAGTCAGAGCCAAAACAGCCAGGCCCTTTCATCCGAAAACCGCTCATTTACGACCAATCTTCAGTATGCGTCTAAGGTGCGCGACATTAGTCTGAAAACGGATATCGATTATTTTGTGAATGCCAGTCATGCTCTCCGATTTGGCGTTCTACTCACGCGCCATTCCATCACGCCTAATTCCATACAGGCAAGCGACTCGCGGGCTGGCACCCTAACGCAAAACGTCGTTCAAAATCAGCCTGCCGTATCTATAGAGGGAGCGGCTTATGCAGAAGATACGTACCGAATAGGTAATTGGTTCAAAGCGGTGTATGGCCTGCGGCTGTCGGGTTTTCAGACAGGAGCGCGGAGTTATGTGAAGGCCGAACCTCGTTTAAATACCGCTTACACGCTAACGACGCAAACGGATTTGTATGCTACCTACGCCCGCATGAACCAGTATATAAACCTGCTGTCGAATTCAGGCGTGGGTTTCCCGACGGATATGTGGGTGCCAGCAACCGACCGGATCGCTCCGCAGCAGGCCGATCTGCTGACGGTTGGTTTCTCTACCCGGAGGGGTGTCAGTAGCTGGGTGTTTAGTGCAGAAGGCTACTACAAAACTATGCGTAACCTGTTGTCGATCAGGGAAGGGGAAAGTTTTTTAAGCCTCAATAAAACAGATAATGGTCTGCGGATTGCCTACGACGAAAACGACTGGCAGGACAAAATAACGCAGGGAACGGGCTATAGTTATGGCACGGAATTACTGGCTCGTAAAAACCACGGCAGGCTCACGGGCTGGGTCGGCTACACGCTCTCCTGGACGATGTATCAGTTTCCTGACATCAATGGTGGGGTAGCGTTCCGTCCCAGGCAAGACCGCCGTCATGACCTCTCGGTGGTGGGTGTCTATAAACTAAACCGTGTGGTTCAGGTTTCGGCGAATTGGGTTTTTGGCAGTGGTCAGCCCATAACCGTCCCGGAGAGCCGCTATGTGGCAACCGCGCATGTGCCGCTTTTTTCGCTGAATCGAGACGCATCAACTGCGCTGACTTACCCTGCGCGCGGTTCGGTGTTGCTGCCAGCCTATCATCGGCTCGATTTGGGCGTACAGTTCATAAAGCAAAAATCGCGTAACCGTTCCCGAACCTGGGAGATTAGTGCCGTGAATGTGTATAACCGGCAAAATCCAGCTTTTTTCTACGTTGATACAACCGGTGGCAGCAACACGAATGCCGGTCAGCTAAACCGGGTCGTGCTGGTGCCGTTCATACCGTCTGTCTCTTATTCGTTTACGTTCTGACTATGAAGGCGTTATTTATTGGTTTTTTGCTAAACATCAGCGTAGTAGGGTGCATACAGGTAGTAGAACCGCTGGTGCCTTTTACCGAACGGTTAGTGGTTCAATCATACATCAGCCCCCAAGATAGCGTGATTATCGTAGCCGTTGGCAAGTCGGCACCATTGACGGGAATGGGGTTAGCAAATCGTCTTGTCAATCCCAAAGACGTTACGGTAAGGCTTACGGCAGTGGGTGGTACTTCGGTTACGTTGATTAATCAGGCGATGAGCCAAGTAGATTCGGCAAATGGCTGGGTGCGATTTGGGGCTTTAGCCCGGACGTTTCCAGTTGAGTACGGAAAAAGCTATCAACTCAGCGTATCGCATCCGCAGTTGGGCGTAGCCGAAGGTACATGCACAGTACCCGCCCGACGAATCGACCGCGTCAGTGTAAACGTCGATGTTAGCAAAAGGCCCGACGTGCCCGGTGGGCCACTCACGGTCGGTATCAACTGGAAAGACCCTGACAATGCACCAACTTACTACAGTTGTACGCTTTATTCGTCCATTGAGCTAACTGACCCGCTGGCTACTCCCAGAGTGATTACTACCAGTCAGCCGACACTGTATCTATCGGACGAAAACAAGACTGGCGATTTAGTCGGCTCTGGAATAAGGTTCCCTGTTAGCGGTACCGAACGGTTGTTTACGAACCAGTCGTTTGTGGTGGTATCGGTCTGCCTTACCGACGAGTCTTATTACCAGTACAATAGCAGTTTAACCCGGCAGCGTCGGGAGCAAACTGCCAGTCAGATTCCCGAACCTGTTGCCATTGTGAGCAACATACGTGGAGGATTCGGCGTATTTGGAGCCTATACCATCACCAATATTCTTACCCGTCTGTGACAATGCAATCATTTAATGCTTTCGAACCGGGTTTACTTATTCCGCAACTTTCTGCTGATGTGGAATTTTACCCCTTCGACTCGAACACGTATTTAGTTAAACACGGGCTGTTAGGCCATCAGTTACGGGTTAGTAAAGCCATCATGCAGGTGTTGGAGTTAGTGGACGGTGAACGGCCAATTCAAACCATTGCCACTCAGATGTCAGTTCAGTTGAAAAGTGCTGTCAGCAGTC from Spirosoma montaniterrae encodes:
- a CDS encoding TonB-dependent receptor; its protein translation is MTRILLFTVLWMYGSTDWVFAQTTQRACTVSGFVRNRENELLPHATVQAIEGDRITQANSYGFYSITVPSADSIHLQTSYVGYATASVRLACRQNAIADVQLDDTSHQLNEVVVSALSRQANNSLTISPKQLADIPFMLGEKDIVKGFQLMPGVQKGIDGSGALYVRGGNGDQNLIILDEAVVYNAYHAFGIFSVFNADAIKNAELIKGGFSAQYGGRLSSVMAIQMNEGRRDSFHGKASVGLLSAKATVEGPLAAGKGSYMLSGRRTYFDALTAPFFDDNFRVNYFFHDVNAKANYDLGRANKLFISAYIGQDNVGVREKTTSMPPNRFFNDFQFRMGWQSQTVTTRWNHVFSGKVFMNTSAIFSAYTFNLSQSQNSQALSSENRSFTTNLQYASKVRDISLKTDIDYFVNASHALRFGVLLTRHSITPNSIQASDSRAGTLTQNVVQNQPAVSIEGAAYAEDTYRIGNWFKAVYGLRLSGFQTGARSYVKAEPRLNTAYTLTTQTDLYATYARMNQYINLLSNSGVGFPTDMWVPATDRIAPQQADLLTVGFSTRRGVSSWVFSAEGYYKTMRNLLSIREGESFLSLNKTDNGLRIAYDENDWQDKITQGTGYSYGTELLARKNHGRLTGWVGYTLSWTMYQFPDINGGVAFRPRQDRRHDLSVVGVYKLNRVVQVSANWVFGSGQPITVPESRYVATAHVPLFSLNRDASTALTYPARGSVLLPAYHRLDLGVQFIKQKSRNRSRTWEISAVNVYNRQNPAFFYVDTTGGSNTNAGQLNRVVLVPFIPSVSYSFTF
- a CDS encoding DUF4249 domain-containing protein: MKALFIGFLLNISVVGCIQVVEPLVPFTERLVVQSYISPQDSVIIVAVGKSAPLTGMGLANRLVNPKDVTVRLTAVGGTSVTLINQAMSQVDSANGWVRFGALARTFPVEYGKSYQLSVSHPQLGVAEGTCTVPARRIDRVSVNVDVSKRPDVPGGPLTVGINWKDPDNAPTYYSCTLYSSIELTDPLATPRVITTSQPTLYLSDENKTGDLVGSGIRFPVSGTERLFTNQSFVVVSVCLTDESYYQYNSSLTRQRREQTASQIPEPVAIVSNIRGGFGVFGAYTITNILTRL